Sequence from the Mustelus asterias chromosome X, sMusAst1.hap1.1, whole genome shotgun sequence genome:
ttggccatgctaaattgccccttagtgtccaaagatgtgtaggttaggtggattggccatgctaaattgccccttaatgtccaaagatgtgcaggttgggtggattggccatgctaaattgtcccttagtgttcaaagatgtgcaggttagggggataggtggagtaaatgcttggggttatggagataggacgggtggtgggcctgggtaagatactgcgTCGGAGAgtcaatgtagactcgatgggccgaatggtctccttctgccctgtagggattcgatgaacccTAAAGTCAATCCTACAATCTCCCCAATGGAAAGAAAGAAGACCATCTGTCCACAAGCAAGAAAATGTCTCCGTATGGCAAACACTGAATCCCAAGGATTTGAATTTGACACGGGGCCAAAAGCAAGGTGGGCAGACCCCCCCTTACCCTGCCCGCTTCCTGAACCACACAACAAGAGCAAAATCGAATGCGAATGGTATCAGACGTTAAACTAaagtccccctcactcaccgccaGAGAACACCAGTGGATAAATTCCATCCCAAATAAATAGACATTCTGGCTTACAAAGGATAACAGTGCATGGAGGATAACCGGTGACATACACCTCTGTGCTTGtatattgttgtgggaaaaatccactagtagtcagacttcgagattcagaaaatacgatttattaaacggagctccgtggagacaaggtacttggtctgtagcaaaccttctctcaattgtatgccgggagcggttcaattttataccctttacacaatgggtaaaccggtgattcgaacattatcacattgtttaagtgagtacaagtatttaacattttatgaatgggtacatttccccatgtttacaagagtacaaacaggtgtagacatttagcattttatgaatgggtacatctccttatgtctgtatctatcaatggctagtttcgtctcgttcaggtgctaatcggttccctcgcattcatatttcccgccttcctttaacgttaatctaagctctttgttttggggtttccttatcttaaaagatgtcttgacccttggctttggcttcctgaggtgtttgtttgctatgagtcactgtctgtgatttggaaatggcttgtctgttaggtttttctgaacagcaggcgcctgtgtctgctcttttggctttcccagttaaccctttatgtgccaggcagccattttagagtgtgccccccttgtattttcccctttacaaTATCATACATCCTTGTCAGGATAAAAGACACCATCAAACCAGGACGACAGTCACAAGGAAAAAAAGGATTAATAATGAACTGCAGGATAATATAGCCATCCATGGAGCTTGAAAAGGCCAGCGCCATGACAGGATCATCGAGCAACTTCCAAGAAATTCGCCTCAGCACCTCCGCCGTGTCATTGCCCAGACAACCTGGTGAAGAGAGAGCTAGGCCCCACCTCCAGCCCTTCTCGGTAAGACAATCGATCAGGATCCTTGACCGACTCCAGGCCTCAGAGAGTGGATACAGTAGGCCCCATCGAACCTGAAACGCCAGCCCTCACATTGAGGTTGTGAAAGCATGGTGGCCAATTCCCAAATCCGGCCGGGAATTCCTCCCCAGCTCCCCTCGGGAGACCCGGCGTACGGATACTCCTTCTCCGGCCCCATCTTCCCGGATTAGCCAGGATGTCCGACATACCGTGTAGCAGGATTTCCGAGGACTGAAGGTGTACGAGGATACGGCCCTGTCGACTGACAGGATTCTTCCCTCTGCTTCATCCACTCTCTTTAGGATATCTCACAGTGCATCAATGCGAGTGCCACAAATGTGTGCCGGGGAGCCCAGACCATGGGCCACAACTTTACACACAATGGCGGCCATCATCTTGACGCCTACAACATTGCCAGAGCGTAGCCCGATCACCACCACTGCGAACAGGCCAAACCCCGGCAACTCCGACTGCCTCAGTCAACCGAGCATTGTCTTGACTTAACTTGGCTCCCCATCACCAAATATTTAACCAGGATTTTCCTGGAGTATACACTTATCGATTAAATAATAACGGATTGTGCATCCGGGTAAATAAAAGGATGAGCTCAGGAAAACGCAGCCACACATATCTCAcatgacccccttccccctcactctcatcaATCGCTAAGAGCCAGTGGGCATGCACATTGATTTAAAAAGCAAATGTTGGCCTctctcatcaaatccctacagtacagaaggaggccattcggcccattgagtctgcaccgactacactaccacccaggccatattcctgtAACTCTActccgagtccccctgacactaaggttcaatttagcatggccaatccacctaacccacacatctttggacactaaggggcaatttagcacggccaatccacctaacctgcacatctttggacactaaggggcaatttagcacggccaatccacctaacctgcacatctttggacactaaggggcaatttagcacggccaatccacctaacctgcacatctttggacactaaggggcaatttagcatggtcaatccacctaacctgctcatctttggacactaagggacaatttataatggccaatccactggacctgcacatctttggacactatggggcaatttagcatggccaatccacctaacctacacatctttggacactaaggggcaatttatcatggccaatccacctaacctgcacatctttggacacgaagggacaatttagcatggccaatcaacctaacctgcacatctttggatgctaagggacaatttagcatggccaatgcacctgacccacacatctttgaactgtgggaggaaaccggagcacccggaggaaacccacgcaggcacggggagaaagtgcaaactccacacagacggtgacccgaggccaaaattgaacccgggtccctggcgctgtgatgcagcagtgctaaccactgtgccacccattgcaaAAGAGCTGAAATACAAAGCAATGCCAGTTATATGAACTCTGGTAAGATAATGGTTATAATATTGtcacagcactttctgtttttcgtacagatttccagcatccgcagtattctcTTTTCACTTTAGAAGATTGTGTTTGGTTTTGGGCCTCGGAACTTCAGGAAGGATAAACCGGCCTTGGGACGGGATGCAGAGTGGTGCTAATCAAgcaccgaggctggaatcgaacccaggtctctggcgctgtgaggcagcagtgctaaccactgtgccacatgcggcccatctgaGTGCAGCCCCACGAgatattttgttgaccgttgtccCGGGCGCTGGGTTGCCCCATTCCGCTGATTTCCGtccgtgtagtttttttcctaccggtgtgactgaagtgattcgtacgtaaagcaagggtgagtgaagtgaggtgtgtgctgattacaCTCAACATTGAGTGTGAGAACCGTGcgctgtgtccaaagtgtcaacatttcttttgtttttttccgTTTGACGTTGATGAGAGTTCTATTAATGTGTAAACGATGAAACATTTTTGTTATGAAGTATTCAGTGtggattaaatgtatttaatcttatttatgGGGACATGGTTAGTGAACCAGCCCCATTTCAATCTTGTAGCCCACTGAGATGGAGGGCCACTCAGGTGGCccgctcactagcctaggttgcctgtCACTGGTACAGAATCTTCAAAGGAAACAACAATGTATACTGCGTGAGAAAAGgaagctgattggttggcagctggATTCTGATTGTTCTCTTCTGAGATTTCATATTCGAGcaattctgtcctgatgagtgcaagaccaaaAGTTTCAACAGCATGTATCTTTTTAGAGCAGTACTCCAATTATTATATTGTTCTTACTATACCAGAAGGACATTTTGTCTTTTCACTGAATCATTCATGaaggccttctcaaccttgcccttcgcctgaggtgtggtgaccctcaggttaaatcaccaccagtcagctctccccacaaaggggaaagcagcctatggtcatctgggactatggcaactttaccttatgGATGCCCAATTTTACTGTAAACTAACCCAAGCAGCTATAGTGCTGGGGAATAGAACCACTTTCCTCAGTCCCTAATGATTACATCAGAATGATATTCTTTTGTTCCAATCCTGTAACATTTCCAAGTGAGGCTATCTCCATTGGTGGGGGCTTAATTCTACAAATTAGGGGCTACATTTTACCCCTATCTGCCTTTATATGATATACAAACCCCATTGTGGGATACTAAATTAACCTATGTCCAGTGCTGGCATTCTTAGCTGATGGAAGAGGTGATTTCATTAGTAGAGGTGAAGGATTTAAAGTtgatttcttagtgtcacaaataggcttacattaacactgcaatgaagttactgtgaaaatcccttagtcgccacactgatggagaacttagcatggccaatgcacctaacctgcacgtctttcggagtgtgggaggaaaccggagcacccggaggaaacccgcgcagacacgggggagaacgtgcagactctgtgcagacagtgacccaagccgggaatcgaacacgggtccttggtgctgtgaggcagcagcgctaaccactgtgccaccgacagACTATATCATGCACCGAGCAGTTTTGTTGATGGAACCACAAAGTAGTCTTTCTATGTTTTGTAACATTGCTCCAAAGGTTATGTTGCAAGAAAATTAAAGATTTTAAATCTCATAAGAACAGATAAAACCGGCTGTTATCACTAACTTTGTATTGAGCTGAGGCAAAAAGCAGTCCAGATTTGAGAATTAGAGCTTTATTCATAAACAGGAGTGTCATAAAAGGTAAATCCCCGATACAAAGTGATAAAGAATATCAAAACGAGAGTTCAGCACCGAAAGCAGAGGTATATTTCCCAATTTCCAACAACTACAGTGTAAGTTTCTTGACCACTTGACCACTTTCCCAGAAACCCAGACTATTAACCAGGTTTGATTGGCTTGTTGCACTGGTTAAGATGTCAAAAGTTAATTTCATGTcatttaactggggggtggggcggggggtgggggggggagtgaatggGTTAAAACTGTTCCAAACAGCAGGTATGATCAAAAAACTCGTTAACCATCGAACTAAAGGCAATAGGTAGATGAAATAGAACTCTTGACAATCAACTCAGTGGGCTGGTATTAGTATATTTCCTCGTTGATTCAATATGAAGACTGCTCTACTTTCTTCAGAATCAATGTTTGCCCGCTGCTGCCACTGGAGGAGCCCATGCCCATGCCCATGCCCATGCCCATGCTGCTGCCACTGCCAAGGGAGCTTTCTAATCCACTGCTCATGTTCGAGAATCCCATCACATTCGCTGCAAAAGAGGAAAGAAAAACACTTAGAATCTGGGACCTTCTTTCTCCttccgtgggatgtgggcatcactgcacatccctaattgcggCTAAGCAGaactttatatagcacctttaacaaagtaaaatgtctcaaagtgctcccatactgagggagaattcccaTGCAATTTGATCTGGCGGTTTTGGACGATATTGCTAAgagatccgggtccataggactcttaaatcggcctcgcaggtggaggatgcggtcaagaaggcgtacggcgtactggccttcattaatcgagggattgagtttaggagtcgggagataatgctgcagctttataggaccctggttagaccccacttggagtactgcgcgcagttctggtcacctcattacaggaaagatgttgaagccattgaaagggtgcagaggagatttacaaggatgttgcctggattggggggcatgccttatgaggataggttgagggagcttggtctcttctccctggagagacgaaggatgagaggtgacctgatagaggtttacaagatgttgagaggtctggatagggtagactctcagaggctatttccaagggctgaaatggttgctacgagaggacacaggtttaaggtgctggggggtaggtacagaagagatgtcaggggtaagtttttcactcagagggtggtgggtgagtggaatcggctgacgtcggtggtggtggaggcaaactcgttggggtcttttaagagacttctggatgagtacatgggatttaatgggattgagggctatagataggcctagaggtggggatgtgatcggcgcaacctgtgggccgaagggcctgtttgtgctgtggctttctatgttctatgttctatgagatagCAACTGAATGAGAAGGTACGGGTGGGTGAAAGCATATATCCTTCCCTCGGTAACGATGTTGGAGCGGGCACAAAAGCCATTACAGGAAATTCTCTGGTTATGACTGGAAAGACCGAAGTGGATTCAGACACCCATACAGCAGGACAAAGCAGAATAGGCATTGGAGGGAATGGTGAACCATATCTATGGCTGCAAAACAGACagggaaggatgaggggagagagTTTCATATGGCCACAGTCAACGTGATGTCAGTTGTGAGGTGGGCACTTGCTTTAGGAGGTAACAACACACTCAAGGActtgaaggagagagaaaaaaaagcaagTTTGGGGACTGCAAAAATGAAGGGTGATGATGGCTGATTTGAACGGAAGGGAGACAGTATCCGAGGAGAATGAATCATTTATTGAATATAAATCAGTGAGCATGGCAGCCAGGAATGCAAGTTGCGTAGTCAGCAACATTGGAAGTGCATTGGATGACAATTGAGCTTAATATTGAACACAGATATGCGATTATGTATGGCAAAAATGAGAGCACAAATGTTGGCAAAGTCACTCAGGCTCTGGGAACAGAGCAAAGAGAGATTAAGATTTGGGGAGCACCATATAGATCCTTCTTCAGAACACATGCACTCTGGCCTGAATGACAAGTTGTCTATTCTCTTCTCAACAAATGAAAAATCTACTGTGGAATTCAAGAAATCCCCACTTCTGTTTATTTCTCGCTCTTCCTGCAGGAATTCTTAGTTCAAACTAGGAATGAGAAATTCTCTTACCTTGGCCCTGTATTTGCTGGATATTGAGGGTTCTTACCCCTTCTTGCATTCTGTTGACAAAGGAAACGTATTCACATTACAGCAGGTAATTTGCAATATATTTACAGTCAGATTTCCCCCCACAGGTTTACCAATattcctcccccgctctcccaggGACACTAGTATGTGCTGGGGTTCAGTTCCGAATGGGCACAGCCACCCTCCAGCCCCTCAGTCaaagtgcccatcaggcagtaaATGCCAACAGGCCATTTGGTCACAAGGGATAGGAGATCCAGAACTCAGAGTGAGTTTGATACTTGTGTCTCGCTCGATACCTAGGCAGCTTGTAAACCAAAGTTCTTGTCCAATACCGCGGCACTCTGAATGCCCGCACTCGGTTCAATTCAGAGACCAGAACTACCAATCAGATTGTAATTGCCAGTAAATGGAGGAATGAACTGTGCTGGAAGTGCCCTCGATCTTACCTTTTCTCCTCTCCTTGGAGAAGACTATCGTAGGTGGCAATTTCAATGACCAGAGCCATCTTGATTTGTGCCaaagcttcatattcctggactTGCTTGGCCATCTGCTTCCCTGCATTGGCGATGGCATCATCCAGTTCTGCAATCTTGACTTTAGCTTCTTTGAGAGACAGTTCGCCGCGTTCCTCTGCATCTTTGATTCGAGCCTCCAGTACCTGACGCTAATAGCACAAATATTAATATGGTCAGAGTCATCGATGTGCTGTGTATCAGAACAATGCTCAAAACAAGTCCACGGGAAAGGCTGACTCTTATGACCAGCGCCTTGTGGACTGCAGACAGACTGGCAATGGATTCCCTGCCatccagaaggcggccattcagcccatcgagtctgcaccagtgcTGCCCGCCAAATTCTCTGAGCTCACCGCAGCGGGAACATGGCATGAACAGAGGGTAGGATTGCGCcccaacgtatttaccccgctaatgtgCCCCTAATCTAATCttgagacactgaggggcaatttagcatggccaatccacccaacgtatacatctttgggaggaaaccggagcacccggaggaaacccacgcagacacgggggagaacatgcaaactccacacagtcacccgaggctggaattgaatctgggtccctggcgctgagaggcagcagtgccaaccacccttACCATTATCGAAAGGTCATCAGTGAGAGAGCAAGGCAGGCTAGAAGAGACAAAATTGAACTGATCCTGCGACCAGTTCTTAACTAAGCGCTATTTTGCGGAttgggagagaatgagagagaactaAAGTACAAACAGCCCATTACGACAACCGTCCAGTTGCTGTCGATTATCCTGTTGCTTTCACTCCTTTGTTTACCTGATTTCTCAGATTCTCAATGTCATTATTCAGTCCACGGATACGCATATTCATGTTTTTAATTTCCTCTCTCATCATGCCGAGTTCATCGCCGTATTGTCCAGATGACATGCTCAGTTCCTGAGTCTGCAATAAAGTTTTCAAagagtatttattagtcacaagtaaggcttacattaacattgcaatgaagttgctgtaattcccctagtcgccacactccagcgcctgtttgcgtcaatgcatctaaccagcacatctttgcagtgtgggaggaaaccggagcatccgatggaaacccacgcaggcacggggagaatgtgcaaactccacacagacagtaacccaaggctggaattgaacccgggtccctggcgctgtgaggcagcagtgctaaccactgtgccaccgtaaaacccacgcggacactgggagaacgtgcaaactccatacagacagtgaccccaaggctggaatcgaacccagttccctgatgctgtgaggcagcagtgccaaccactgtgccaccccaatgaaaGATCGGTTAGTAAAAGAGCTTTGCGCTCCAGAATGGACTGCAGATCTAAGTGGGACACGAGAATCAGGATATTAACCTTAGATTGTCTCCACACCGCTGCCTGCTGACGGTTTGCATTGGCCAGCTGTTCGTACTTCTCTTTGGCTTCTGCGATGAGTTCAACAGTGTTCAGTCCGGGTCCACCTGCGAGTTGCACACTGACAGCTGTGTTCTGAATCTGAGCCTGGAGCTCACGGATTTCCTGAAGAATCCGCAAGGTGGGAGAAGAGGTAAAAAGAAGAAACAGATTGAAAAGCGTTCCGGGAAGCATTGGAATCAATTTGGTTGGATGGGACAGCAGAAGAGGACCATGTGCCGTGTCCCATTTTCTTACCTCATCGAAAATTGATTGGAGGAAGTTGATTTCGTCAGTTAGGCTTTCCAGTTTAGCTTCCAGCTCCACTTTGTTCATGTAGGACTCATCCACATCCTAAAGTGAGGATGATCAAATTACTTTGAGTCAGGAGATCGGTTTACCATAGCCAGAgagatatatataaatataatctgGTCACCTCACCTTCTTGACGAGGACAAATTCATTCTCCATCTCTGTGCGCTTGTTAATTTCATCCTCATACCTGGAATAAAACAGATGATTTTATTGAGGGTCCTCAGGAAggcaatcccactgccccatcccCAATACATTCCCTATCGCATCCGACTATCCATCTGTATGTTCACTCTCCTGCCCCTTTCCCTCCCCGCCGTCACACTCTGCTGGGGCAAGTCTTCACTGAAAGGAAGGATCGCTCAGCCAAGGAACTCACCCGCATTCACCAAACCCACTAACTCCTTCCAGCTTCACCCATTCCGAGTTCTCCAGGACTCAAGAGACTCcacccccagccacccccccccccccccccccccgccaccttccccACTCTCAGGCATTTCTCCCGGAGGGGACCGGCTAATGTTTCccaaggtggtgggtggggatggTACTGAGGCCAAATGGGGCAGGACACGGCTGCATCCCCGGGCATTTCAAGACACCCCAATTTGGCCAACATCCTGTGCATTATTTCGCCCAGGTCCTGGCCAATTTGTCAAAGTGGTCTTCAGGTGAAACTTTGATTTAGTTCAGACTGGGGTCACAACGAATACAGGAGCAAATCCCACCACTTACTTGCCCTTGAAGTCCTCAACGAGTCCTTGCATTTGGACCAGGTCAGCTTCGAATTTCAGTTTCTCCTGCCCGAGTAATTCCAGCTGTCTCTTTAGGTTCTCGATGTAAGTCTGGAACATATTGTCGATGTTGGATGTGTAAGCGCCCTGCTCCTTCAGCAGTTTCAGCTGGATCTCCAACTTCTTGTTTTTCTGTTCCAGTGTGCGGACCTAGCGGGGGCAAAGAAACAAGCCAAGATTGGAACTGAACTGGAGACACTCATTCCAGAGGGAAAAAAGACCAGAGAGAACACTGGATTAcgaaaggacagagagagagagagcacgcttACCACGCCAATGAAGCCGGCAAACTGGTCGTTCAGTCCCTTTATCTGCCTGCTCTCCTCCACACGGATAACCTGCTGTCTGCAGTCGATGGTTGGGAGAGGGGCTGTGAGATCAACGTGTGATCTCTGTGCCTGCCCCAAGCCCAGATTCCCTGACAGACCTCCTATCCCATAGCCCACGGAGCTCAACCGCCCTGAGCCCGGTCTACTCTGCGACATCTGTCTCGTCTGGGAGACGATCAGACTGCGCGATCCTCCACGCATCCTTGCGCTTCCTCCCAGACTCCCACCCAGTCCGATTGTCGTTCCGCTGGAGTATCTGGAGCTGCTCCTGCCGATGCTGCTCCCGGCAAAGTTGCTGATGCCGCCCTTATATTGGGACATGGTCAAGGTTGTGCGAAAGTAGAGCTTTGGACTTTGCAAAGACACTGAACGGGCTGCTGCAGGTTGACGGTGCTCCCAGCGCCTTTTAAAGGCTGCGTGGAGCTGGGTTCGGTCAGAGGATCAGATAACACCAATCCCATCTCTAGGGTGGAGCTAGAAACCGCCCTCTGCCACTGTGCCCCAACCTGTCCCAGTGTGGAGCAACAACACCGaccccaccctgctccaacctgtGTAACTCCCTTCACTTAAAGTTTCTTCTTCCAACCAGGtttcatattaacactgcaatgaagttactgtaaaaatccccccaGTCATCACATTCCTGTTAGCGTACACtggtcatggccaatccccctaacccgcacatctttggacacgaaggggcaatttagcatggtcaatccaccgaacctgcacatctttggacactaaggggcaatttagcatggccaatcaacctaacttgcacatcttcggacactaaggggcaatttagcatggccaatccacctaacctacacatctttggacactaaggggcaatttagcatggccaatccacctaacccgcacatcttcggacactaaggggcaatttagcatggccaatccacctaacctacacatctttggacactaaggggcaatttagcatggccaatccacctaacccgcacacctttggaccctaaggggcaatttagcatggtcaatccacctaacccgcacatctttggacacgaaggggcaatttagcatggtcaatccaccgaacctgcacatctttggacactaaggggcaatttagcatggccaatcaacctaacttgcacatcttcggacactaaggggcaatttagcatggccaatccacctaacctacacatctttggacactaaggggcaatttagcatggccaatccacctaacccgcacacctttggaccctaaggggcaatttagcatggtcaatccacctaacccgcacatctttggacacgaagggacaatttagcatggccaatccacctaacctacacatctttggacactaaggggcaatttagcatggccaatccacctaacc
This genomic interval carries:
- the LOC144481907 gene encoding keratin, type II cytoskeletal 8-like, which translates into the protein MSQYKGGISNFAGSSIGRSSSRYSSGTTIGLGGSLGGSARMRGGSRSLIVSQTRQMSQSRPGSGRLSSVGYGIGGLSGNLGLGQAQRSHVDLTAPLPTIDCRQQVIRVEESRQIKGLNDQFAGFIGVVRTLEQKNKKLEIQLKLLKEQGAYTSNIDNMFQTYIENLKRQLELLGQEKLKFEADLVQMQGLVEDFKGKYEDEINKRTEMENEFVLVKKDVDESYMNKVELEAKLESLTDEINFLQSIFDEEIRELQAQIQNTAVSVQLAGGPGLNTVELIAEAKEKYEQLANANRQQAAVWRQSKTQELSMSSGQYGDELGMMREEIKNMNMRIRGLNNDIENLRNQRQVLEARIKDAEERGELSLKEAKVKIAELDDAIANAGKQMAKQVQEYEALAQIKMALVIEIATYDSLLQGEEKRMQEGVRTLNIQQIQGQANVMGFSNMSSGLESSLGSGSSMGMGMGMGMGSSSGSSGQTLILKKVEQSSY